The proteins below are encoded in one region of Sulfuricella sp.:
- a CDS encoding ABC transporter ATP-binding protein — MEKYVQIENVRQVFNTRKGPFVALRDINLNIAQGEFIALIGHSGCGKSTLLNLVAGLTLPSDGAMLCAGREIAGPGPERGVVFQNHSLLPWLTCFENVHLAVERVFGQSESRANLKKRTHEALALVGLTHAEHKHPHEISGGMKQRVGIARALSMQPKVLLLDEPFGALDALTRAHLQDELMKITAETHSTVVMVTHDVDEAVLLSDRIVMMTNGPAATIGEILNVDLPRPRERLALANDARYHEYRGAVLDFLYRRQLRPAA; from the coding sequence ATGGAAAAATACGTCCAAATCGAAAACGTGCGCCAGGTCTTCAACACCAGGAAAGGCCCATTCGTGGCGCTGCGCGACATCAATCTCAACATTGCCCAGGGCGAGTTCATCGCGCTGATCGGCCACTCCGGCTGCGGCAAGTCCACCCTGCTGAACCTGGTGGCGGGACTGACCCTGCCCAGTGACGGCGCGATGCTGTGCGCCGGGCGCGAAATCGCCGGTCCCGGCCCGGAGCGCGGGGTGGTGTTCCAGAACCATAGCCTGCTGCCGTGGCTGACCTGCTTCGAAAATGTCCATCTCGCCGTGGAGCGCGTGTTTGGCCAGAGCGAGAGCCGCGCCAACCTCAAGAAGCGTACCCACGAGGCGCTGGCGCTGGTGGGGCTGACGCATGCCGAGCACAAGCATCCGCACGAGATTTCCGGCGGCATGAAGCAGCGCGTTGGCATCGCCCGCGCGCTCTCCATGCAGCCCAAGGTGCTGCTGCTGGACGAGCCGTTTGGCGCGCTGGATGCGCTCACCCGCGCCCATCTCCAGGACGAGCTGATGAAAATCACGGCGGAAACCCACAGCACGGTGGTGATGGTGACGCACGATGTCGACGAGGCGGTGTTGCTGTCCGACCGTATCGTGATGATGACCAACGGCCCAGCCGCGACCATCGGCGAAATCCTCAATGTGGACCTGCCGCGCCCGCGCGAACGCCTGGCGCTGGCCAACGACGCCAGGTACCACGAATACCGCGGCGCGGTGCTGGACTTCCTGTATCGCCGCCAGCTACGGCCGGCGGCCTAG
- a CDS encoding globin family protein: MKTEKIALVRSSWQQVLPIKDTAAQLFYGQLFELDPSLRGMFRGDMVEQGRKLMAMINTVVNSLDNLGPLLERIEDLGRGHVAYGVTEAHYDTVGSALIWTLGKGLGEQFTPAVKDAWVEAYGTLSSAMKQAAYAPA; this comes from the coding sequence ATGAAAACCGAAAAAATTGCACTGGTGCGCAGCAGCTGGCAACAGGTTCTTCCGATCAAGGACACGGCGGCGCAGTTGTTCTATGGCCAGCTGTTCGAGCTCGACCCCTCCCTGCGCGGCATGTTCAGGGGCGATATGGTCGAGCAAGGACGCAAGCTCATGGCGATGATCAACACCGTCGTCAACAGCCTGGACAATCTCGGCCCCCTTCTGGAAAGAATTGAAGATCTGGGGCGCGGCCATGTCGCTTACGGCGTGACAGAAGCGCATTACGACACCGTGGGCAGCGCGCTGATCTGGACGCTGGGCAAGGGGCTGGGCGAGCAGTTCACCCCGGCGGTCAAGGATGCCTGGGTGGAAGCCTACGGCACGCTGTCATCCGCCATGAAACAGGCCGCTTACGCCCCGGCGTGA
- the dnaX gene encoding DNA polymerase III subunit gamma/tau yields MSYQVLARKWRPKSFTELVGQEHVVKALSNALDQQRLHHAYLLTGTRGVGKTTVARILAKSLNCETGITSRPCGTCATCREIDSGRFIDLLELDAASNTGIDNMREVLDNAQYAPTAGRFKVYLIDEVHMLSKAAFNSMLKTLEEPPEHVKFILATTDPQKIPVTVLSRCLQFNLKQMPPAAIVGHLKDVLERESLAFDVPALQLLARSAQGSMRDALSLLDQSIAYGGGKVEEAQVRAMLGAIDQSYLFTLLERLADADGAGLIALAEQMEERSLSYDAALQDLGALLHQIALAQTVPQALSEDIPERQRILELAQRFSPEEVQLHYQITLHGRKDLGLAPDEFAGFSMALLRMLAFTLDAPPAGERPAKHEAAAARKTVKPAPAAAVVPQPEAPPPPLKVQEPAPAPVMPAPPATEAAGKPFDGDWPGLVVKLGLGGMAKMLAQHCELKSYDGQRIELCVPEEHKHLMEKAYQDKLKAALDDFAGVSVFLNISLGSVTGLTPAKLDHQEKQARQAEAIAAIEQDPFVRDLVDNFDAQIIESTIKPID; encoded by the coding sequence ATGAGTTATCAAGTCCTGGCACGCAAATGGCGGCCCAAATCCTTCACCGAGCTGGTTGGGCAGGAGCACGTGGTGAAGGCGCTTTCCAATGCGCTCGACCAGCAGCGTCTGCACCATGCCTATCTGCTGACCGGTACGCGCGGCGTGGGCAAGACCACCGTGGCGCGCATCCTGGCCAAGTCGCTCAACTGCGAAACCGGCATCACCTCCAGGCCCTGCGGCACTTGCGCCACCTGCCGCGAAATCGATTCCGGGCGTTTTATCGATCTGCTGGAACTGGATGCGGCCTCGAATACCGGTATCGACAATATGCGCGAGGTGCTGGACAACGCGCAGTACGCGCCCACGGCGGGGCGCTTCAAGGTTTACCTGATAGACGAAGTGCACATGCTCTCCAAGGCGGCCTTCAATTCCATGCTGAAAACGCTTGAAGAGCCGCCGGAGCACGTCAAGTTCATCCTCGCCACCACCGACCCGCAGAAAATTCCGGTCACGGTGCTGTCGCGTTGCCTGCAATTCAACCTCAAGCAGATGCCGCCCGCCGCCATCGTCGGCCATCTCAAGGATGTACTGGAGCGCGAATCCCTGGCATTCGATGTGCCTGCCCTGCAATTGCTGGCGCGCTCCGCGCAGGGCAGCATGCGCGATGCGCTGTCCCTGCTTGACCAGTCCATCGCCTATGGCGGGGGCAAGGTCGAAGAGGCGCAGGTGCGCGCCATGCTGGGCGCGATTGACCAGAGTTACCTGTTTACCCTGCTGGAGCGGCTGGCGGATGCGGATGGCGCCGGCTTGATTGCGCTTGCAGAGCAGATGGAAGAGCGCAGCCTATCTTATGATGCCGCGCTGCAGGATCTGGGGGCCTTGCTGCACCAGATTGCCCTGGCCCAGACGGTGCCACAGGCCTTGAGCGAGGATATTCCGGAGCGCCAGCGCATTCTCGAACTGGCGCAACGCTTCAGCCCGGAAGAGGTGCAACTCCATTACCAGATCACGCTTCACGGGCGCAAGGATCTGGGCCTGGCGCCGGATGAGTTCGCCGGCTTCAGCATGGCGTTGCTGCGCATGCTGGCCTTTACGCTGGATGCGCCGCCAGCAGGGGAGCGGCCCGCAAAACATGAAGCAGCGGCGGCCAGGAAAACAGTCAAGCCGGCACCAGCGGCCGCCGTGGTGCCGCAGCCGGAAGCGCCGCCTCCCCCTCTTAAAGTTCAGGAGCCAGCCCCGGCTCCTGTGATGCCCGCCCCGCCAGCCACTGAGGCAGCAGGCAAACCCTTCGATGGTGATTGGCCGGGCTTGGTGGTGAAGCTCGGGCTGGGCGGCATGGCCAAAATGCTGGCACAGCATTGCGAGCTCAAAAGCTATGATGGACAACGCATCGAGCTGTGCGTGCCTGAAGAGCACAAGCACCTGATGGAAAAGGCCTACCAGGATAAGCTCAAGGCGGCGCTGGATGATTTTGCCGGCGTCTCGGTGTTTTTGAATATTTCCCTTGGCAGCGTGACCGGGCTGACTCCGGCGAAACTGGATCACCAGGAAAAACAGGCGCGCCAGGCGGAGGCCATTGCCGCCATCGAACAGGACCCTTTCGTGCGTGATCTGGTCGATAATTTCGATGCGCAGATCATTGAATCAACCATTAAACCCATTGATTAG
- the ntrB gene encoding nitrate ABC transporter permease codes for MSAIQITNESMKEIMSDPETVVTGKSLAAVASVEKTGPGASKPGRIGQMAGEVIKWLVPPVLGLALFIGLWALVSQTSPQLPGPLKTWDSAVALFSDPFYSNGPNDQGIGWNILASLQRVAIGFGMAALIGIPLGFMIGRFQFLSAMMSPIISLLRPVSPLAWLPIGLLVFKAANPAAVWVIFISAIWPMIINTAVGVNRIPQDYMNVAKVLNLSEWKIFTKILFPAVLPYMMTGIRLSIGVAWLVIVAAEMLTGGVGIGFWVWDEWNNLNVEHIIIAIFIVGIVGLLLEQALVLLAKRFSYE; via the coding sequence ATGAGTGCGATCCAGATAACAAATGAAAGTATGAAAGAAATCATGTCAGATCCGGAGACCGTGGTGACAGGCAAATCCCTCGCAGCCGTTGCGTCTGTCGAGAAAACCGGGCCTGGCGCAAGCAAGCCCGGCAGGATTGGGCAAATGGCTGGGGAGGTTATCAAGTGGCTGGTTCCACCGGTGCTGGGCCTGGCGCTGTTCATCGGCCTGTGGGCGCTGGTGTCCCAGACCAGCCCGCAACTGCCCGGCCCGCTCAAGACCTGGGATTCAGCCGTCGCCTTGTTCAGCGACCCGTTCTACAGCAATGGCCCCAATGACCAGGGTATCGGCTGGAATATCCTGGCCTCCCTGCAGCGCGTGGCCATCGGCTTCGGCATGGCGGCGCTGATCGGCATTCCGCTGGGTTTCATGATTGGGCGCTTCCAGTTCCTCAGCGCCATGATGTCGCCCATCATCAGCCTGTTGCGCCCGGTTTCACCGCTGGCATGGCTGCCGATCGGCCTGCTGGTGTTCAAGGCGGCCAACCCGGCGGCAGTCTGGGTGATTTTCATCTCCGCCATCTGGCCGATGATCATCAACACCGCCGTGGGCGTGAACCGCATTCCCCAGGACTACATGAACGTGGCCAAGGTGCTGAACCTGTCCGAATGGAAGATCTTCACCAAGATCCTGTTTCCCGCCGTGCTGCCCTACATGATGACCGGCATCCGCCTTTCCATCGGCGTGGCCTGGCTGGTGATCGTGGCGGCGGAAATGCTCACCGGCGGCGTCGGCATCGGTTTCTGGGTGTGGGACGAATGGAATAATCTCAACGTCGAACACATCATCATCGCCATCTTCATCGTCGGCATCGTCGGGCTGCTGCTGGAACAGGCGCTGGTTCTGCTGGCTAAACGGTTCAGTTACGAGTGA
- a CDS encoding ANTAR domain-containing protein, protein MKTSATPSEFPLRVLLVDETFERAAMLKNALQEAGCKIVAHVSSTADLPGLVAELNPDLIILDTESPDRDTLENLCVIKRDQPRPIVMFTHDNDSDKIRAAIRAGVSAYVVDGLKSERLRPIMDVAIARFNEFQAMRADLEKAESKLMERKDVDRAKGILMKQRGWSEDEAYQALRKTAMDKGLRLSEVAANVISVADLLA, encoded by the coding sequence ATGAAAACCTCCGCCACTCCATCTGAATTTCCGCTTCGTGTCCTGCTGGTGGATGAAACCTTCGAACGCGCGGCGATGCTCAAGAATGCCTTGCAGGAAGCAGGCTGCAAGATTGTTGCTCATGTCTCTTCCACCGCCGATCTACCTGGACTGGTGGCCGAACTTAACCCCGATCTGATCATACTCGACACGGAATCGCCGGACCGCGATACGCTGGAAAACCTCTGTGTTATCAAGCGTGATCAGCCGCGCCCGATCGTGATGTTTACCCACGATAACGATAGTGACAAGATCCGCGCAGCCATCCGAGCCGGGGTTAGTGCTTATGTCGTGGATGGCCTGAAGAGCGAGCGTTTGCGGCCGATCATGGACGTGGCGATTGCGCGATTCAACGAGTTTCAGGCGATGCGGGCAGATCTGGAAAAAGCAGAAAGCAAGCTTATGGAGCGCAAGGATGTGGATCGCGCCAAGGGAATTTTGATGAAACAGCGCGGCTGGTCTGAGGACGAGGCTTATCAGGCTTTGCGTAAAACGGCCATGGACAAAGGTTTGCGCCTGTCTGAAGTAGCGGCCAATGTGATTTCCGTAGCAGATTTACTGGCGTGA
- a CDS encoding YbaB/EbfC family nucleoid-associated protein produces MKGGIGGLMKQAQQMQDNMKKMQEQLASVEVEGQAGAGMVKIVMNCRHDIKRVSIDDSLMTEDKEMLEDLIAAAVNDAVRRVEQTSQEKMSGFTSGLNLPPGFKLPF; encoded by the coding sequence ATGAAAGGCGGCATAGGCGGTCTGATGAAACAGGCCCAGCAAATGCAGGACAACATGAAAAAGATGCAGGAGCAATTGGCTTCTGTAGAAGTCGAAGGCCAGGCAGGTGCCGGCATGGTGAAAATCGTCATGAACTGCCGCCACGACATCAAGCGCGTCAGCATCGACGACAGCCTGATGACCGAAGACAAGGAAATGCTGGAAGATCTGATAGCTGCGGCGGTCAACGACGCCGTGCGCCGCGTGGAACAGACCAGCCAGGAGAAAATGTCCGGCTTTACCAGCGGACTGAACCTGCCGCCAGGCTTCAAGCTGCCGTTCTGA
- a CDS encoding CmpA/NrtA family ABC transporter substrate-binding protein encodes MSEDFKSSRRDFMKKGATLLGAGALMAMVDPAIRSGAWAAGSDAPEKTEVKVGFIPLTDCASVVIASVMGFDKKYGIKIVPSKEASWAGVRDKITNGELDAAHVLYGLVYGVQMGIGGPKKDMAVLMNLNHNGQGITLSNQLKAKGAVDGTSLAALIKKEPREYTFAQTFPTGTHAMWLYYWLASYGVNPFTEVKNITVPPPQMIANMRVGNMDGYCVGEPWHARAIRDNVGFTAATTQEIWKDHPEKVLGTTAEWVAKYPNTARAMIMAILDASKYIDDMKNRSGVAKIIAEKSYVNTDFDSIEDRMLGQYDNGNGRKWQDANYMKFYNEGTVNFPYLSDGMWFLTQHKRWGLLKEDPDYLAVAKKVNQIELYKQAATQTRTPIPKDVMRSSKMIDGTVWDGKDPKAYAAGFKVKA; translated from the coding sequence ATGAGTGAAGATTTCAAAAGCAGCCGGAGAGATTTCATGAAAAAAGGTGCAACTTTATTGGGTGCGGGGGCCTTGATGGCCATGGTCGATCCGGCAATTCGCAGTGGTGCCTGGGCGGCTGGGTCCGATGCACCGGAAAAAACCGAGGTGAAAGTCGGCTTCATTCCCCTGACCGATTGCGCCTCGGTGGTGATCGCTTCGGTGATGGGCTTCGACAAGAAATACGGCATCAAGATTGTGCCCAGCAAGGAGGCCTCCTGGGCTGGCGTGCGCGACAAGATTACCAACGGCGAACTGGATGCCGCCCACGTGCTGTATGGCCTGGTCTACGGCGTGCAGATGGGCATCGGCGGGCCGAAGAAGGACATGGCGGTACTCATGAACCTCAACCATAACGGCCAGGGCATTACCCTTTCCAACCAGCTCAAGGCCAAGGGCGCGGTGGATGGCACCAGCCTGGCAGCTCTGATCAAGAAGGAGCCGCGCGAATACACCTTCGCCCAGACATTTCCTACCGGCACCCACGCCATGTGGCTGTATTACTGGCTGGCCAGCTACGGCGTGAATCCCTTCACCGAGGTCAAGAACATCACCGTGCCGCCGCCGCAGATGATCGCCAACATGCGCGTCGGCAACATGGACGGCTACTGCGTGGGCGAGCCGTGGCACGCGCGCGCCATCCGCGACAACGTGGGTTTCACCGCTGCCACCACCCAGGAAATCTGGAAGGATCACCCGGAAAAAGTGCTCGGCACCACGGCGGAATGGGTGGCGAAATACCCCAACACCGCGCGCGCCATGATCATGGCCATCCTCGATGCGTCCAAATACATCGACGACATGAAAAACCGTTCCGGCGTGGCCAAGATCATCGCCGAAAAGTCCTACGTCAATACCGACTTCGATTCCATCGAGGATCGTATGCTGGGCCAGTACGACAACGGCAACGGCAGGAAATGGCAGGACGCCAATTACATGAAGTTCTACAACGAAGGCACGGTGAACTTCCCCTACCTCTCGGACGGCATGTGGTTCCTCACCCAGCACAAGCGCTGGGGCCTGCTCAAGGAAGACCCGGATTACCTGGCTGTGGCCAAAAAGGTCAACCAGATTGAACTCTACAAACAGGCCGCGACACAGACCAGGACGCCGATTCCGAAAGACGTCATGCGCAGCAGCAAGATGATCGACGGCACGGTGTGGGACGGCAAGGACCCGAAAGCCTACGCCGCCGGGTTCAAGGTCAAGGCGTAA
- the prsT gene encoding XrtA/PEP-CTERM system TPR-repeat protein PrsT, whose amino-acid sequence MPDPIQKPIRITFILLSAALLMGSLTACGKSQTPQALVAEAEQLQQKGDIKAAIIQLKNALQQNPDDPKARYLLGEIYLKTEDPKSAEKELRKALSLGMSAANVQAALAKALLSQGQFQQVLDETKQVQGDKESAEISSLRGNAYLALGKGKEARESFEQALKSKPDYPDALIGLARHSLTEGNIDAAVQFSEQAVSKNPQDTNAWLFKGDLLRAQGKAEPAHAAYDQVLKLQPGNKYAHINKAYLEIATGKFDAAKANIEAARKTAPNNLIVLYTQALLDSRQGKPEAALESLQQILRAAPEHMPSILLAGAVQFSLGSMPQAEQHLKKYLGENPGNLYALKLLASTLMKSRQTQQAIDVLSPALEAAPQDAQLFALAGELYMQAGEFSKATDYFSKASALAPKSASLHSAIGMSKLAQGENERAVAEMETAVKMDAKSPKAGTLLTLTHLRLKEYDKALAAAKSFEKEQPDNPLPYNLKGAAYLGKKDLPNARASFEKALSIQPSNFPAVMSLVQLDLQEKKPDAAKKRLEAALEKDQKNVPIMTALANLALSQKQIKEATTWLEKSSQENPDAIQPATTLAAHYLRIDEKTKALALAKKFQGSNPSSPEVQDMLAQAQFANGDKPGALETYNRLAALKPDSAPVQLRIASIHMAMQNQTEASNALKKALELRPDYLEAQLALATLESGQGKHEQALAIARQIQKKSAKSPAGFELEGNILMAQKKPDLAAKAFEQALAIGKAGQIMVKLHIALDQSGKGKVADARLTQWLKEHPADIQTRMHQAGIHLANKQNKAAIDQYQTVLRQNPNHVPALNNLAWLYHQEKDPRAVEHAEKANQLAPDSPAILDTLGWILVEKGDVARGLPLLQKASNLAPEAAEIRYHFAVGLVKSGDKIKARKELEQLLAKEKTFPRIEEVKALLKQL is encoded by the coding sequence ATGCCTGATCCCATACAAAAACCAATAAGAATCACCTTCATCCTGTTAAGCGCCGCCCTGCTCATGGGTAGCCTGACCGCCTGCGGCAAGTCACAAACTCCCCAGGCGCTGGTCGCCGAGGCTGAGCAGCTTCAGCAAAAAGGCGACATCAAGGCTGCCATCATCCAGCTCAAGAATGCCTTGCAACAGAACCCGGATGATCCCAAGGCTCGTTATCTCCTTGGTGAGATATACCTCAAAACAGAAGATCCAAAATCTGCCGAAAAGGAACTCCGCAAGGCCTTGAGCCTGGGCATGAGCGCCGCCAATGTGCAAGCTGCCCTGGCAAAGGCCTTGCTCTCCCAGGGCCAGTTCCAGCAAGTTCTGGACGAAACGAAACAGGTTCAGGGAGATAAGGAATCTGCCGAAATATCAAGTTTGCGTGGCAATGCCTACCTGGCTTTGGGCAAAGGCAAGGAAGCCAGAGAATCGTTTGAGCAAGCACTGAAGAGCAAACCTGACTATCCGGACGCGCTTATCGGCCTGGCCAGACATTCGCTCACGGAGGGAAATATCGACGCCGCGGTACAATTCTCCGAACAGGCCGTCAGCAAAAACCCGCAGGACACCAATGCCTGGCTTTTCAAGGGCGACTTGCTGCGTGCGCAGGGGAAAGCCGAACCGGCTCACGCCGCCTATGACCAGGTTTTGAAATTGCAACCAGGTAACAAATACGCGCATATCAACAAAGCCTATCTGGAAATTGCGACAGGGAAATTCGATGCCGCCAAGGCAAATATCGAAGCAGCACGCAAGACAGCGCCAAATAATCTGATCGTTCTCTATACCCAGGCATTGCTCGATTCCCGCCAGGGCAAGCCTGAGGCCGCACTGGAATCCCTGCAGCAAATCCTGCGTGCAGCGCCAGAACACATGCCCAGCATCCTGCTGGCTGGTGCGGTGCAATTCTCGCTGGGTTCGATGCCACAAGCCGAACAACACCTGAAAAAATACCTGGGAGAGAATCCCGGCAATCTTTATGCCCTCAAGCTGCTGGCGTCTACTCTGATGAAAAGCCGCCAGACACAGCAAGCAATCGATGTGCTGTCCCCGGCGCTTGAAGCCGCGCCACAGGATGCGCAACTGTTCGCCCTCGCGGGTGAGTTGTATATGCAGGCTGGAGAATTCAGCAAGGCAACGGATTATTTTTCAAAGGCCAGTGCACTTGCACCAAAATCTGCAAGCCTCCATTCAGCCATTGGCATGAGCAAGCTGGCGCAGGGCGAAAACGAACGCGCCGTGGCCGAAATGGAAACAGCAGTAAAAATGGATGCAAAATCGCCCAAGGCAGGCACCCTGCTGACCTTGACCCATCTTCGCCTCAAGGAGTACGACAAAGCCCTTGCCGCGGCGAAATCCTTTGAAAAAGAACAACCTGACAATCCTCTGCCCTACAACCTGAAAGGCGCGGCCTATCTGGGCAAGAAAGATTTGCCCAATGCGCGTGCAAGCTTTGAAAAAGCCCTTTCCATCCAGCCATCCAATTTTCCGGCGGTGATGAGCCTTGTCCAGCTTGACTTGCAGGAAAAGAAACCGGATGCTGCAAAAAAACGCCTTGAGGCCGCTCTCGAAAAAGACCAGAAAAACGTTCCGATCATGACCGCACTGGCCAATCTTGCTCTTTCCCAAAAGCAGATCAAGGAAGCCACAACCTGGCTGGAAAAATCAAGCCAGGAAAACCCGGACGCCATTCAGCCAGCTACGACACTGGCGGCCCATTATCTGCGCATCGATGAAAAAACGAAGGCGCTTGCTCTGGCCAAGAAATTTCAGGGCTCCAACCCAAGCAGCCCGGAAGTTCAAGACATGCTGGCGCAGGCCCAGTTTGCCAACGGCGACAAGCCGGGTGCATTGGAAACTTACAACCGGCTCGCCGCCCTGAAACCGGACTCAGCCCCTGTACAGTTACGTATCGCTTCCATTCACATGGCAATGCAGAACCAGACGGAGGCATCGAACGCCCTGAAAAAAGCCCTTGAATTGCGCCCTGATTATCTGGAAGCGCAATTGGCCTTGGCCACACTGGAGAGCGGTCAAGGAAAACACGAGCAAGCCCTTGCAATTGCCCGGCAGATTCAAAAGAAAAGTGCAAAATCACCGGCAGGTTTCGAGCTGGAAGGTAATATTCTGATGGCGCAAAAGAAGCCTGATCTTGCGGCGAAAGCCTTCGAGCAGGCACTCGCTATCGGCAAGGCTGGCCAGATCATGGTGAAGCTGCATATCGCCCTCGATCAGTCCGGCAAAGGCAAGGTCGCAGACGCCCGCTTGACCCAATGGCTGAAAGAACACCCTGCCGATATTCAAACCCGCATGCACCAGGCAGGAATCCACCTCGCCAACAAGCAGAACAAAGCAGCCATCGATCAATATCAAACTGTGCTGCGGCAGAATCCAAACCACGTTCCGGCACTTAACAACCTGGCCTGGCTTTACCATCAGGAGAAAGATCCGAGAGCCGTGGAGCATGCCGAGAAGGCCAATCAACTAGCGCCTGATAGCCCGGCGATACTTGATACCCTCGGTTGGATCCTGGTGGAAAAAGGTGACGTGGCACGCGGCCTGCCGCTCCTGCAAAAGGCAAGCAATCTAGCCCCGGAAGCGGCAGAAATCCGTTATCATTTCGCAGTTGGGTTGGTAAAATCAGGCGACAAGATCAAGGCACGCAAAGAGTTGGAGCAACTCCTGGCCAAGGAGAAAACGTTCCCCCGGATTGAGGAAGTAAAAGCCTTGTTGAAGCAATTGTAA
- the recR gene encoding recombination mediator RecR has product MKTPSSLDHLIESLRCLPGVGPKSAQRMAYHLLQRDQAGAGRLAHALTHALETIRHCEKCNSFSEVEVCDLCLSPKRDDSLLCVVEMPADLMMMEQAHCYRGLYFVLMGRLSPLDGVGPREIHLDRLVRRAADGIVQEVILATNFTVEGEATAHYISELLTPRGIKVTRIARGLPVGGELEHVDSGTLAQAVLERRNVA; this is encoded by the coding sequence ATGAAAACCCCTTCCAGCCTAGACCATCTCATCGAATCCCTGCGCTGCCTGCCGGGTGTCGGCCCTAAATCCGCCCAGCGCATGGCTTATCACCTGTTGCAGCGCGATCAGGCCGGTGCCGGGCGGCTGGCGCATGCGCTGACCCACGCGCTGGAAACCATCCGCCACTGCGAGAAATGCAACAGTTTCAGCGAAGTCGAAGTCTGCGATCTGTGCCTTTCGCCCAAGCGCGACGACAGCCTGTTGTGCGTGGTGGAAATGCCGGCGGACCTGATGATGATGGAGCAGGCGCATTGCTACCGCGGCCTGTATTTCGTGCTCATGGGGCGGCTGTCACCCCTGGATGGCGTTGGCCCGCGTGAAATTCACCTCGACCGCCTGGTGCGCCGCGCGGCCGATGGCATCGTGCAGGAAGTGATCCTTGCCACCAATTTCACTGTCGAAGGCGAGGCGACCGCTCATTACATCAGTGAACTGCTCACTCCGCGCGGCATCAAGGTCACCCGTATTGCGCGCGGCCTGCCGGTCGGCGGGGAACTGGAACACGTGGATAGCGGTACCTTGGCGCAAGCTGTTCTCGAACGGCGCAACGTCGCCTGA